One region of Hoeflea sp. 108 genomic DNA includes:
- a CDS encoding LysR family transcriptional regulator, which translates to MSKNVGWDDQRAFLAVMETGSLSAGARRLGLSQPTVRARIEGLEAALGTALFTRSVHGLVPTPTAEAMAAPARAMAHASEAMLRAASADSAAAAGRVRLSVSEFVGQEVLPPMLRSLRDKHPQLTVEFELSNASADLLDQQVDVAVRMHPPEQSALVVKKVPSIPLGLFAHRDYLETYGRPASRAEIGDHLFIGPDRNRGDLAVAARIGDPAHIRWIARTDSHPAQLALARAGLGIAVAQIPTAARYPELQRVLSDIELPQLPTWIVTHENLRRLPRVGALFDHLVDAFEVYGGRVS; encoded by the coding sequence TCGGCCGGGGCGCGCCGGCTGGGGCTGTCGCAGCCGACGGTGCGCGCGCGCATCGAGGGGCTGGAAGCTGCGCTGGGCACGGCGTTGTTCACACGGTCAGTGCATGGACTGGTGCCCACGCCGACAGCCGAGGCGATGGCTGCGCCCGCCCGTGCCATGGCACATGCATCGGAGGCCATGCTGCGCGCGGCGTCCGCCGATTCAGCGGCGGCCGCGGGTCGGGTCCGGCTCAGCGTCTCCGAATTCGTGGGACAGGAAGTCCTGCCTCCCATGCTTCGCAGCCTGCGCGACAAGCATCCGCAGCTCACGGTCGAATTCGAACTCAGCAATGCCAGCGCCGACCTGCTCGACCAGCAGGTGGATGTCGCTGTGCGTATGCACCCGCCCGAGCAATCCGCCCTCGTGGTGAAAAAGGTGCCTTCGATCCCACTCGGCCTGTTCGCTCACCGCGATTATCTTGAAACCTATGGCCGCCCCGCTTCGAGAGCCGAGATTGGCGATCATCTGTTTATCGGGCCCGACCGCAACCGAGGCGATCTCGCCGTTGCGGCACGGATCGGAGATCCCGCGCACATCCGCTGGATCGCCCGGACGGACAGTCATCCCGCGCAGCTTGCGCTCGCGCGCGCCGGCCTTGGCATCGCCGTCGCTCAGATACCGACGGCTGCGCGTTATCCCGAACTGCAACGCGTTCTGTCCGACATTGAGCTTCCACAATTGCCGACCTGGATCGTGACGCATGAGAATCTGCGCCGCTTGCCGCGTGTCGGGGCGCTGTTCGACCATCTGGTGGACGCGTTCGAGGTCTATGGCGGCCGCGTCTCATAA
- a CDS encoding ParB/RepB/Spo0J family partition protein, translating to MATAVQKIILSSSRDIPFNKLVLSQSNVRRVKAGVSIEDLAASITRRGLIQSLSVFPVVDAEGNETGMFEVPAGGRRFRALELLVKQKRLAKVAPVPCVVRDRDDAILPEEVSLAENIERAPLHPLDQFRAFHDMLTKGMTEEEIAAAFFVPVNVVKQRLRLATVSPVLHDVYADDGMTLEQLMAFTVSEDHQRQVQVWDAIKDAWSKEPYQIRRMLTETTVRASDKRAVFLGIDTYEAAGGIVMRDLFQADDGGWLQDVGLLDRLVAEKLKAEAEVIATEGWKWIEVAVSFPYDAVRGLHEVPGTPLDLSAEEQATIEALTAEQTRLEAEYQDADELPDEIDERMGEIETALAAFDDRPEHFDPADIAIAGVFVSIDADGSLSVDRGFVRPEDVPQVRTDGEEGSETDTESAGTASPSVQRAVITIGGQPVDPEEDDDDDGIKPLPERLVVELTAYRTLALRNAVADNPHIAMTALLHKLVSDNFMTRMYTGAMEAGMKHIFFPVQDETLKDSPSARAVQERHDAWAADIPKDDDALWDWLAALDDASRMALLAHCVSYGVNALYERPNPHSAGGVSQHTLDMRLAQADRLTRATGLDIVEAGWRPTFGNYLNRVTKPRILEAVREGAGERAAELIAHLKKGDMAKEAERLLADSGWVPEPLRVADVDGDPASDADGGEEAEGAELPDFLSTDDDSEPQADSEDDERRLVAAE from the coding sequence ATGGCTACTGCCGTTCAGAAGATCATCCTGTCGTCCTCGCGCGACATCCCCTTCAACAAGCTGGTGCTCAGCCAGTCCAACGTCCGGCGAGTGAAGGCCGGCGTTTCGATCGAGGACCTGGCAGCCTCGATCACTCGTCGCGGCCTGATCCAGAGTCTCAGCGTCTTTCCAGTCGTTGACGCCGAAGGCAACGAGACCGGCATGTTCGAGGTGCCCGCTGGCGGTCGCCGCTTCCGCGCGCTCGAACTGCTGGTGAAGCAGAAGCGTCTCGCCAAGGTCGCGCCCGTGCCCTGCGTGGTCCGCGATCGCGACGACGCCATCCTCCCCGAGGAGGTGTCGCTGGCGGAGAACATCGAGCGCGCGCCGCTCCATCCCCTCGATCAGTTCCGCGCCTTCCACGACATGCTGACCAAAGGCATGACCGAAGAAGAGATTGCGGCGGCGTTCTTCGTGCCCGTCAACGTGGTCAAGCAGCGGCTGCGCCTCGCAACGGTCTCGCCCGTCCTCCACGACGTCTATGCCGACGATGGCATGACGCTGGAGCAGCTCATGGCCTTCACGGTCTCCGAAGACCACCAACGTCAGGTGCAGGTCTGGGACGCGATCAAGGACGCCTGGTCGAAGGAGCCCTACCAGATCCGGCGCATGCTGACCGAGACCACGGTGCGCGCGTCAGACAAGCGTGCCGTCTTCCTCGGCATCGACACCTATGAGGCGGCTGGCGGCATCGTCATGCGCGATCTTTTCCAGGCCGATGATGGCGGTTGGCTGCAGGACGTCGGGCTTCTCGATCGACTCGTCGCCGAGAAGCTGAAGGCCGAGGCCGAGGTGATCGCCACTGAAGGCTGGAAGTGGATCGAGGTCGCGGTCAGCTTCCCCTACGACGCGGTGCGCGGCCTGCACGAGGTCCCCGGCACGCCGCTCGATCTATCGGCCGAGGAACAGGCGACCATCGAGGCGCTCACCGCCGAGCAGACCAGGCTCGAAGCCGAATATCAGGACGCCGACGAACTGCCCGATGAGATCGACGAGCGTATGGGCGAGATCGAGACGGCTCTGGCCGCGTTCGACGATCGCCCCGAGCACTTCGACCCGGCCGACATCGCCATCGCCGGCGTCTTCGTCAGCATCGACGCCGACGGATCGCTTTCGGTCGATCGCGGCTTCGTTCGGCCCGAGGATGTGCCTCAGGTCCGGACCGATGGCGAGGAGGGCTCGGAGACGGACACCGAATCCGCCGGCACCGCGAGCCCCTCGGTGCAGCGCGCCGTCATCACCATCGGGGGCCAGCCAGTCGACCCCGAAGAGGATGATGACGACGACGGGATCAAGCCGCTGCCCGAACGTCTCGTCGTCGAGCTGACCGCCTACCGCACCCTCGCGCTGCGCAATGCCGTCGCGGACAACCCGCACATCGCCATGACGGCGCTTCTCCACAAGCTGGTCTCGGACAACTTCATGACCCGCATGTACACGGGCGCCATGGAGGCGGGGATGAAGCATATCTTCTTCCCCGTTCAGGACGAGACGCTGAAGGACAGCCCCTCCGCGCGAGCCGTGCAGGAGCGTCACGACGCCTGGGCCGCCGACATCCCGAAGGACGACGACGCCCTCTGGGACTGGCTCGCCGCGCTTGACGATGCCAGCCGCATGGCTCTGCTGGCGCACTGCGTCAGCTATGGGGTCAACGCGCTCTATGAGCGGCCGAACCCGCACAGCGCGGGCGGCGTGTCGCAGCATACGCTCGACATGAGGCTCGCGCAGGCCGACCGGCTGACGCGCGCGACCGGCCTCGACATCGTCGAAGCCGGCTGGCGCCCGACCTTCGGCAACTACCTCAACCGTGTCACCAAGCCGCGCATCCTAGAAGCCGTCCGCGAAGGCGCCGGCGAACGGGCGGCCGAGCTTATCGCCCATCTGAAAAAGGGCGACATGGCCAAGGAGGCCGAGCGTCTCCTGGCCGACAGCGGTTGGGTGCCTGAGCCGCTTCGGGTTGCCGACGTTGACGGCGATCCGGCATCGGACGCGGACGGAGGCGAAGAAGCCGAGGGGGCCGAATTGCCTGACTTTCTCAGCACCGACGATGACTCGGAACCGCAGGCCGATAGCGAGGACGACGAACGTCGCCTCGTCGCCGCCGAATGA
- a CDS encoding DUF6117 family protein → MIPDHARANFQTLLRAAESGDLALMECTDAATGEPRYVICAVGRDGGDYMFTPFGHLADGNPYDAYLPPDTGDETAV, encoded by the coding sequence ATGATTCCCGATCACGCGCGCGCCAACTTCCAGACCCTGCTTCGCGCAGCGGAAAGCGGCGACCTGGCGCTGATGGAATGCACGGACGCCGCGACCGGCGAGCCGCGCTATGTCATCTGTGCCGTCGGCCGTGACGGCGGCGACTATATGTTCACGCCGTTCGGCCATCTGGCGGACGGCAATCCCTATGACGCTTACCTTCCGCCCGACACGGGCGATGAAACGGCTGTCTGA
- a CDS encoding antirestriction protein has product MPDIINTTDGSPARAVTLVPEARRMGFLPLLFGRQHVLVAEMTVYHLMERLSPLDYRGGLWDFYERDGRPLYLAPTSKPRFQIVCDTNGYEGEVSADAAGIIATLFAFSHLSFKYPVDAMSEGYGRLYDHAADHPESAEIFQAID; this is encoded by the coding sequence ATGCCCGACATTATAAACACCACCGACGGTTCCCCAGCGCGCGCTGTCACCCTCGTACCGGAGGCTCGCCGGATGGGCTTCCTGCCGCTGCTCTTCGGCCGCCAGCATGTCCTTGTGGCGGAGATGACCGTCTATCACCTGATGGAGCGCCTCAGCCCGCTCGATTATCGCGGCGGTCTCTGGGACTTCTATGAGCGCGACGGGAGGCCCCTATACCTCGCGCCGACCTCGAAGCCCCGCTTTCAGATCGTCTGCGATACCAACGGCTATGAGGGCGAGGTATCGGCCGACGCCGCCGGCATCATCGCGACGCTTTTCGCCTTCTCCCATCTCTCCTTCAAGTATCCGGTCGACGCGATGTCGGAAGGATATGGCCGCCTTTACGACCACGCCGCGGACCATCCGGAATCCGCGGAGATCTTCCAGGCGATCGACTGA
- a CDS encoding strawberry notch family protein, which yields MNILSPVALPAAPVTRASPILAVAQQLLDYLERGQRIDAAILRAAMEEAFGASDTSGAWDWKAAYEACEVATVLFLRKYGKALFRKAASPAARLSALGKIAGLLPTHTRRSEESQALQQFSTPAPLGLAAVAAASITAGDIVLEPSAGTGLLAILAEISGGTLLLNELAETRADLLAALFPAVAVTRFDAAQINDHLTPGAVPSVVLMNPPFSAMANVSGRVADAAYRHVASALARLAEGGRLVAITGANFGPDLPAWREAFARLQERGRVVFTAAVDGSVYAKHGTTIDTRLTVIDKIPAANPGAFPGSPGIAPDVDTLLGWIETQVPPRPTATLPPVTTSASAATPRTVRGYLARTTAARPATPASIEPEGIELAYETVDWTPAEEGRITDAIYEEYGLQAIRIPGAQAHPTKLVQSVAMASVPPPKPSYRPRLPANVLTDGLLSDAQLETVIYAGEAHSDFLAGSWTLDETFDVVSAAPDDAPNAVRFRRGFMLGDGTGAGKGRQSAGIILDNWMQGRRKAVWISKSDKLLEDAQRDWSALGMERLLVTPLSRFPQGKDITLSEAVLFTTYATLRSDDRGEKLSRVKQIVEWLGSDFDGVIIFDESHAMQNAAGGKGERGDVAASQQGRAGLRLQHALPNARVVYVSATGATTVHNLAYAQRLGLWGGEDFPFSTRAEFVEAIEDGGVAAMEVLARDLRSLGLYTARSLSYDGVEYELVEHQLTPEQTGIYDAYAGAFAVIHNNLDAAMQAANITGDGGTLNRQAKSAARSAFESAKQRFFGHLLTSTKTPTLIRSIEQDLVDGHAAVIQIVSTGEALMERRLAEIPTEEWNDVRVDITPREYVLDYLAHSFPVQLYEPFTDSEGNLSSRPVFREGQPVESRDAVARRDRLIERLASLPPVPGALDQIVQRFGTDVVAEVTGRSRRIVRKSGADSMTSPGGIDRLAVENRAGSANLAETQAFMDDQKRILIFSDAGGTGRSYHADLSARNQRLRVHYLLEPGWKADAAIQGLGRTNRTNQAQPPLFRPISTDVKAEKRFLSTIARRLDTLGAITRGQRQTGGQGLFRPEDNLESHYARDALRQLYLLLVRGKVEGCSLQMFEDATGLSLMDSTGIKNELPPITTFLNRLLALTIELQGVLFTAFERLLNAKIEGAIASGSYDVGLETLQAESFIVTDRRTIHVHPGTGAEARLLTITQRQRNRPVTLAAALGHLDDPGARLLINERSGRAAVQIPTTSIMLDDGEIERRVRLIRPMEAHNVPIRMMDETHWVQAEQIAFTAAWDAEAAEVPEYADSTIHVVSGLLLPIWKRLPNESTRVYRLQTDDGERIVGRRVSPAWVAGALATGTSTLTPDDAFMALMDGKTILDLTEGLQLRRVRVMGANRIELSGFTDPMRDRLRAYGLFHEIISWKLRMFVPTDTTGAAILAKVLERHPVERIGEREAA from the coding sequence ATGAACATTTTGTCTCCCGTGGCCCTTCCGGCCGCGCCCGTCACCCGTGCGTCCCCGATCCTCGCGGTGGCGCAACAGCTTCTCGATTATCTCGAACGCGGCCAGCGCATCGACGCCGCGATCCTCCGTGCAGCGATGGAAGAAGCCTTCGGCGCATCCGACACCAGCGGCGCCTGGGACTGGAAGGCCGCCTATGAGGCCTGCGAGGTCGCGACAGTCCTCTTCCTGCGCAAATACGGAAAGGCGCTTTTCCGCAAAGCCGCATCTCCGGCTGCACGTCTCTCCGCTCTTGGGAAGATCGCCGGGCTCCTGCCGACGCATACGCGGCGTTCGGAAGAATCGCAGGCGCTTCAGCAGTTCTCGACGCCGGCGCCGCTCGGTCTCGCCGCCGTGGCGGCCGCCTCCATAACTGCTGGCGACATTGTCTTGGAGCCCTCGGCTGGCACCGGCCTGCTCGCCATCCTGGCCGAGATATCCGGCGGAACGCTCCTCCTCAACGAACTGGCCGAGACCCGAGCCGATCTGCTCGCTGCGCTGTTTCCGGCCGTTGCCGTCACGCGCTTCGACGCCGCCCAGATCAACGATCATCTCACGCCGGGCGCTGTCCCCTCCGTCGTGCTCATGAACCCGCCATTCTCGGCCATGGCAAACGTCTCCGGCCGCGTTGCCGACGCCGCCTATCGCCATGTCGCTTCAGCACTGGCACGGCTCGCCGAAGGCGGGCGGCTGGTGGCGATCACCGGCGCCAACTTCGGCCCCGACCTTCCAGCGTGGCGCGAGGCCTTCGCCCGGCTTCAGGAGCGTGGCCGCGTCGTCTTCACCGCGGCCGTGGACGGCTCGGTCTATGCCAAGCATGGCACGACCATCGACACCCGTCTGACCGTGATCGACAAGATCCCGGCCGCCAATCCGGGCGCTTTCCCGGGATCGCCCGGCATCGCGCCCGACGTCGACACGCTGCTCGGCTGGATCGAAACGCAGGTTCCCCCGCGTCCGACCGCAACCCTCCCGCCAGTGACAACCTCGGCGTCCGCCGCCACGCCCAGGACCGTTCGCGGATACCTCGCTCGCACCACCGCTGCACGTCCCGCCACGCCCGCGTCCATCGAGCCCGAAGGGATCGAACTCGCCTATGAGACCGTGGACTGGACGCCCGCCGAAGAAGGCCGGATCACCGACGCGATCTATGAAGAATACGGATTGCAGGCGATCCGCATTCCCGGTGCTCAGGCCCATCCGACCAAGCTGGTCCAATCCGTGGCGATGGCCTCGGTCCCGCCGCCCAAACCGAGCTACCGGCCTCGGCTGCCCGCCAACGTCCTCACAGACGGCCTTCTCTCCGACGCGCAGCTCGAAACCGTCATCTACGCCGGCGAGGCGCACTCCGACTTCCTCGCGGGATCATGGACGCTCGACGAAACCTTCGACGTCGTCTCGGCCGCGCCCGACGATGCGCCGAACGCCGTGCGCTTCCGCCGGGGCTTCATGCTCGGCGACGGCACCGGCGCCGGCAAGGGTCGCCAGTCGGCCGGCATCATCCTCGACAACTGGATGCAGGGCCGCCGCAAGGCGGTGTGGATCTCCAAATCCGACAAGCTGCTGGAGGATGCCCAGCGCGACTGGTCGGCCCTCGGCATGGAGCGCCTGCTGGTCACGCCGCTGTCGCGCTTCCCGCAGGGCAAGGACATCACGCTCTCGGAAGCCGTCCTATTCACCACCTATGCCACGCTACGGTCCGACGACCGGGGCGAAAAGCTTTCCCGCGTCAAGCAGATCGTCGAATGGTTGGGCTCCGACTTCGATGGAGTGATCATCTTCGACGAGAGCCACGCCATGCAGAACGCCGCTGGTGGAAAAGGCGAACGCGGCGACGTCGCCGCCTCGCAGCAGGGCCGTGCGGGCCTCCGGCTCCAGCACGCCCTGCCGAATGCGCGCGTCGTCTATGTCTCGGCGACCGGCGCGACCACCGTCCACAATCTCGCCTATGCCCAGCGCCTCGGTCTCTGGGGCGGCGAGGACTTCCCGTTCTCTACCCGCGCCGAATTCGTCGAGGCGATCGAGGATGGCGGCGTCGCGGCGATGGAAGTGCTGGCCCGCGACCTGCGCTCGCTCGGTCTCTACACGGCCCGCTCACTGTCCTATGACGGCGTCGAATACGAACTGGTCGAGCACCAGCTCACCCCCGAGCAGACCGGCATCTACGACGCCTATGCCGGCGCCTTCGCCGTCATTCATAACAATCTCGATGCGGCGATGCAGGCCGCCAACATCACTGGCGACGGCGGCACGTTGAACCGCCAGGCCAAATCCGCCGCCCGCTCGGCCTTCGAATCCGCCAAGCAGCGCTTCTTCGGCCATCTGCTGACCTCGACGAAGACGCCCACCCTGATCCGCTCGATCGAGCAGGACCTAGTCGACGGCCATGCCGCCGTGATCCAGATCGTGTCGACCGGCGAAGCCCTGATGGAGCGCCGTCTCGCGGAGATCCCCACCGAGGAATGGAACGACGTCCGGGTGGACATCACCCCGCGCGAGTACGTTCTGGATTACCTCGCCCATTCCTTCCCGGTGCAGCTTTATGAGCCCTTCACCGACAGCGAGGGCAACCTGTCGTCGCGGCCGGTGTTTCGCGAGGGCCAGCCGGTCGAAAGCCGCGACGCCGTTGCCCGTCGTGACCGCCTGATCGAGAGGCTCGCTTCGCTGCCACCCGTCCCCGGCGCGCTCGACCAGATCGTCCAGCGCTTCGGCACCGATGTCGTAGCAGAGGTGACGGGACGTTCGCGCCGCATCGTCCGCAAGTCGGGTGCCGACTCCATGACCAGCCCCGGCGGCATCGACCGCCTCGCCGTGGAGAACCGCGCCGGGTCGGCCAATCTGGCCGAGACGCAGGCGTTCATGGATGATCAGAAACGCATTCTGATCTTCTCCGACGCCGGCGGCACCGGGCGCAGCTACCACGCCGATCTGTCGGCGCGGAACCAGCGCCTGCGCGTCCACTATCTGCTGGAGCCGGGCTGGAAGGCCGACGCCGCCATTCAGGGCCTGGGCCGCACCAACCGGACCAACCAGGCGCAACCACCGCTGTTCCGGCCGATCTCGACGGACGTGAAGGCGGAAAAGCGGTTCCTGTCGACCATCGCCCGCCGCCTCGACACCTTGGGCGCCATCACGCGCGGCCAGCGCCAGACCGGCGGCCAAGGCCTGTTCCGGCCCGAGGACAATCTGGAAAGCCACTACGCCCGCGACGCGCTGCGGCAGCTCTACCTGCTGCTGGTGCGCGGCAAAGTCGAGGGGTGCTCGCTCCAGATGTTCGAGGATGCCACCGGCCTGTCGCTGATGGACTCCACCGGCATCAAGAATGAGTTGCCGCCGATCACCACGTTCCTGAACAGGTTGCTGGCGCTGACCATCGAACTTCAGGGCGTCCTGTTCACGGCGTTCGAGCGGCTGCTGAACGCCAAGATAGAAGGCGCTATCGCTTCCGGCAGCTACGACGTCGGCTTGGAAACGCTACAGGCCGAGAGCTTCATCGTCACCGATCGCCGGACGATCCATGTTCATCCCGGCACCGGCGCCGAGGCCCGGCTGCTGACCATCACCCAGCGCCAGCGCAACCGTCCCGTGACGCTGGCCGCGGCGCTCGGCCATCTCGATGACCCGGGCGCGAGGCTGCTGATCAACGAGCGCTCGGGCCGCGCCGCCGTGCAGATACCGACCACCAGCATCATGCTGGACGATGGCGAGATCGAACGGCGCGTGCGGCTGATCCGGCCGATGGAGGCGCACAACGTCCCCATCAGGATGATGGACGAGACCCATTGGGTGCAGGCGGAGCAGATCGCCTTCACTGCGGCATGGGATGCCGAGGCCGCCGAGGTGCCGGAATATGCCGATAGCACCATTCATGTCGTCAGCGGGCTATTGCTGCCGATCTGGAAGCGGCTTCCGAACGAATCGACTCGGGTTTATCGACTCCAGACAGACGACGGCGAGCGCATCGTCGGTCGCCGCGTCTCCCCCGCATGGGTGGCCGGCGCGCTCGCCACCGGCACGTCGACCCTGACGCCGGACGACGCCTTCATGGCGCTGATGGACGGCAAGACCATTCTCGATCTGACCGAGGGTCTTCAGCTTCGCCGCGTCCGGGTCATGGGCGCCAACCGCATCGAGCTGTCGGGCTTCACCGACCCCATGCGTGATCGCCTGCGGGCCTATGGCCTCTTTCACGAAATCATCTCGTGGAAGCTGCGGATGTTCGTGCCGACCGATACGACCGGGGCGGCCATCCTCGCCAAGGTGCTGGAGCGCCACCCGGTCGAACGCATCGGCGAGCGGGAGGCGGCGTGA
- a CDS encoding toprim domain-containing protein, with amino-acid sequence MARQDASELAIRLGRQAEAVCRHYLSAGHREGRYWLVGDVRNTLGRSMFVRLKGGETGKGAAGKWTDAATGEHGDLLDVIRESCGLNDFKDVADEARTFLSMPHPEPDRPHDGERKTPAPAGSPEAARRLFAMAQPISGTLVKTYLRTRGITDLHGTGSLRFHPRCYYRPDEHSPTETWPAMIASVTNLDGRQTGAHRTWLAPDGSDKAPIDTPRRAMGDLLGHAVRFGVAGEVMAAGEGIETMLSLRMALPTMPMAAALSAAHLSAILFPDTLRRFYIARDNDPAGDGAMATLIERANAAGIEAVVVSPTLGDFNEDLRLAGLDSLRAAARVQIAPQDVARFMALAA; translated from the coding sequence ATGGCACGGCAGGACGCTTCCGAACTGGCGATCCGTCTCGGCCGACAGGCCGAGGCGGTGTGCCGCCACTATCTCTCCGCGGGACATCGCGAGGGCCGCTACTGGCTTGTCGGCGATGTCCGCAACACACTCGGCCGCTCGATGTTCGTGCGGCTGAAGGGCGGCGAGACCGGCAAGGGCGCCGCCGGCAAATGGACCGACGCCGCAACCGGTGAGCATGGCGATCTCCTCGACGTCATCCGCGAGAGCTGCGGCCTGAACGACTTCAAGGACGTCGCCGATGAGGCGCGCACCTTCCTGTCGATGCCGCATCCCGAACCGGACCGTCCGCATGACGGCGAGCGCAAGACACCTGCACCAGCCGGATCACCGGAAGCGGCACGGCGGCTCTTTGCCATGGCGCAACCGATTTCGGGCACACTCGTAAAGACGTATCTCCGCACACGCGGCATTACGGATTTGCACGGAACCGGAAGCCTGCGCTTTCATCCCCGCTGCTATTACCGGCCTGACGAGCACTCTCCGACCGAGACCTGGCCGGCGATGATTGCATCGGTCACCAATCTCGACGGGCGTCAGACCGGCGCGCATCGCACCTGGCTCGCCCCAGACGGATCGGACAAGGCCCCGATCGACACGCCGAGACGGGCGATGGGCGACCTCCTGGGCCATGCCGTCCGTTTCGGCGTAGCGGGCGAAGTGATGGCGGCGGGCGAAGGGATCGAGACGATGCTGTCGCTCAGGATGGCGCTGCCCACCATGCCGATGGCGGCGGCACTCTCGGCGGCACATCTCTCGGCCATCCTGTTCCCCGACACGCTGCGCCGGTTCTACATCGCCCGCGACAATGATCCGGCCGGCGACGGTGCGATGGCGACGTTGATCGAACGGGCGAACGCGGCCGGGATCGAGGCGGTCGTGGTGTCTCCAACCTTGGGCGACTTCAACGAGGATCTCCGTTTGGCGGGTCTGGACAGTCTCCGGGCAGCGGCACGGGTTCAGATCGCGCCACAGGACGTCGCACGCTTCATGGCGCTGGCGGCATAG
- a CDS encoding DUF2493 domain-containing protein, which produces MSEHDDYEPHHASSPTDHVLSELQLYGYRPFTDEPDPRPLPEGDHVAGAIADIFDALIVTLEDTRLEPDLDDLLWSTVNVFHRANERIERELDDNEQAQRRGQREQDGSEVKAVELERLTAEGQTMIERRNAFELMRDQAAEHYERHTGSNWRPRSGSMVNHRNLTSAMIDSRDFLAAKKRADNQVLLPAGPKIAFTGGLDFNDHHLIWAKLDQVHAKHPDMVLLHGKSPKGAEKIAAKWADTRKVPQVGFAPDWTKHAKAAPFKRNDQMLDILPIGVIVFPGTGIQDNLADKARKLGIPLFDFRPKGGGA; this is translated from the coding sequence ATGAGCGAGCACGACGACTACGAACCGCACCACGCCTCTTCACCCACCGACCATGTTCTCAGCGAACTCCAGCTTTACGGCTACCGTCCCTTCACGGATGAACCCGATCCCCGACCGCTTCCGGAAGGCGACCATGTCGCCGGCGCCATCGCCGATATCTTCGACGCCCTGATCGTCACTCTGGAGGACACCCGCCTCGAGCCCGACCTCGACGATCTCCTCTGGTCGACGGTCAACGTCTTCCACCGGGCCAACGAACGGATCGAGCGCGAGCTGGACGACAACGAGCAGGCGCAGCGCCGCGGCCAGCGCGAACAGGACGGCAGCGAAGTGAAGGCCGTCGAGCTGGAACGCCTGACGGCCGAGGGCCAGACCATGATCGAACGCCGCAACGCGTTCGAGTTGATGCGCGACCAGGCCGCCGAGCACTACGAGCGCCACACCGGATCGAACTGGCGACCGCGCAGCGGATCGATGGTCAACCATCGCAACCTGACCTCGGCGATGATCGACAGCCGCGACTTCCTCGCCGCCAAGAAGCGGGCCGACAATCAAGTGCTGCTGCCCGCCGGTCCGAAGATCGCCTTTACCGGCGGGCTCGACTTCAACGATCACCACCTGATCTGGGCCAAGCTCGATCAGGTCCACGCCAAGCACCCCGACATGGTGCTGCTGCACGGCAAGTCACCGAAGGGTGCCGAGAAGATCGCGGCGAAATGGGCCGACACCCGCAAGGTGCCGCAGGTCGGCTTCGCACCCGACTGGACGAAACACGCCAAGGCCGCACCGTTCAAGCGCAACGATCAGATGCTCGACATCCTGCCGATCGGGGTCATCGTCTTCCCCGGCACCGGCATTCAGGACAATCTCGCCGACAAGGCGAGGAAGCTCGGCATCCCGCTGTTCGACTTCCGCCCGAAGGGAGGTGGCGCGTGA
- a CDS encoding flavin reductase family protein, whose protein sequence is MPKLPKKIDFPVGQVRRYLEPGPIVLVSSKWRGATNIMTLGWHTILEFSPSLVGLMISGGNHSHRMIRESRECVVNLPTTALTDTVVGIGNTSGAEVDKFAKFNLTQQEASKVDAPLIGECHASFECRLHDDALVDKYNFFIFEVAKAHVATSPKHPETLHYTGDGVFVVSGKVISRRSLFRPEML, encoded by the coding sequence GTGCCGAAGTTGCCTAAGAAGATCGACTTCCCCGTCGGCCAGGTGCGGCGCTATCTGGAGCCCGGCCCGATCGTGCTGGTGTCGTCGAAGTGGCGGGGCGCGACCAACATCATGACGCTCGGCTGGCACACGATCCTGGAATTCTCGCCGTCTCTGGTCGGCCTGATGATCTCCGGCGGCAATCACAGCCACCGCATGATCCGCGAAAGCCGGGAATGCGTGGTCAACCTGCCGACGACGGCGCTGACCGATACCGTGGTGGGGATCGGCAACACGTCGGGGGCCGAGGTCGACAAGTTCGCAAAGTTCAATCTCACGCAGCAGGAGGCGAGCAAGGTCGATGCGCCGTTGATCGGCGAATGCCATGCCAGCTTCGAATGCCGCCTTCACGACGACGCGCTGGTCGACAAGTACAATTTCTTCATCTTCGAGGTAGCGAAGGCGCATGTCGCCACGTCGCCAAAGCATCCCGAGACGCTGCATTACACCGGCGATGGCGTGTTCGTGGTGTCCGGCAAGGTCATCAGCCGCAGATCGCTGTTTCGACCCGAGATGCTGTGA